The region CCAGAGACGCGATTGACGATCCTGAACGTCAATACCGGCAAGCGGATCGAGGCAACGGTCCAGACGCCCGGCGGTGCTGTCAGCTACGAGGGCGACACGGCCATCGCCGGCGTTCCGGGCACCGCGGCGCCGGTGCGACTGGCCTTCCTGGATGCGGCGGGCTCGAAAACGGGCAAGCTCTTGCCCACGGGCGCATTGCAGGACGATGTGCAGGGCGTCAGCGTAACCCATTTCGATATGGCGGTTGCGGCCGTACTGGTCGCCGCCACCAGCCTTGGCAAGACCGGCCGCGAAAGCCCGGCCGAACTGGACGCCGATCGGGATTTCATGACCCGCCTCGAGGCGCGGCGCCTGCAATCGGGGCAGATGATGGGGCTTGGTGATGTCAGCGCCATGGTCATTCCCAAGCCCATCCTGCTAGCCCTGCCGACGGCTGGCGCAACCATCACGGCGCGCTATTTCATGCCGCACGCCTGCCATACCGCCGTGGCCATTACCGGTGCCGTCTGTATCGCGGCAGCCTGCTGCACGGCAGGAACAGTTGCGAATGAACTGGCCGTCCTGCCCGAGCCGGATGCGCAGGGCCGCAGGCTGCTGATCATCGAACACCCATCGGGCCGTACACCCGTCGAGATCGAACAGGACCAAGAGACCGGGGAAATCCGCCGTGTCTCGGTCATCCGAACGGCACGCAGGCTTTTCGATGGCTTCGTGCATATCCGCGACAAAGTCGCATAAAAGATCCCCAAGGAGGAGGAATACCTTATGAAGCTGCTGAACAAATCTGGCATGCGGTCGATGTTTCTGGGCGCGGCTGCGATCCTTGCCATGCCGATCTCGCTGAGCGCGCAGGACTTTTCCGGCGAAACCATCGAGTGGACAATCCCCTTCGGCGTCGGTGGCGGCACCGATGTCTGGGCGCGGTTCTTTGCGCCGCAACTGTCCGATGCCCTGCCGGGGAAGCCCACGGTGGTGGTGCTGAACGTGCCGGGCGGCGGTTCGATCTCGGGGGCGAACCAGTTCGCCATGCGCGCCAGCGATGATGGGTTGTCGATCCTGGGAACCTCGGCCTCCACCCAGTACCCTGCGCTTTTGGGCGATCCGCGGGTCCGCTATGACTTTGCCGACTGGACCGCGGTGCTCGCGTCGCCCACCGGCGGTGTGGTCTATGTCGATCCGAAATATGGCGTGACCGGCCCGCAGGACATCGACAAGCTGCGCGGCGAAGAGATCCGTTTCGCCAGCCAGGGGGCGACCGCGCTGGAAATGCCGGTGCTCCTGGGCTTCAAGATGCTGGGCCTGAACATCAAGCCGGTCTTCGGCATGGAGAGCCGCGGCGCCGGTCGTCTGGCCTTCGAACGTGGCGAAGCGGGTATCGACTTCCAGACCAGCTCGGCCTTCATCAGCAGCGTGCAGCCGCTGGTCGATGGCGGCAAGGCGGTTCCGCTGTTCACGCTTGGCGTGGTGGACGCAGACGGCAATGTCGCCCGCGATCCATCCTTCCCTGATATGCCCACCTTCGTCGAATTCTACGAACAGGCCACGGGTGCCAAGCCCGAGGGCGAGGCCTTCGAGGCCTGGAAGGCACTGATGCTGGCGGGCTTCTCGCTGCAGAAGATGGTGGTGCTGCCGAAAGATGCCCCGGCCGAAGTGATCGCGGCCTATGGCGATGCGGCGAAGGCGATCGTCGAAGCGCCGGATTTCCGCCAGCGCGCCGGGGATGAACTTGGCGATTACGAGCAGCTTGTCGGACCCGATGCCGACGCGGCCCTGAAAGAGGCACTCACCCTCGATCCCGGCATCCAGCAGTTCCTGACGAACTGGCTGTCGGAAGACTACAACGTGCGGATGTGACCTCACCGGCGGGACGATCTGTCCCGCCATAAGCTCTTGGGAGGAAAATAAAATGTTTGATATCGCGCTGTCCGCGCTGGGTCAGGTCATGTCCGGCGGGCACCTTGCCTTCCTTGTTCTCGGTGTCTGCGTTGGCCTGATCGTCGGGATCCTGCCCGGTCTCGGCGGCATCGCCGGCATGTCGATCCTGCTGCCGTTTCTCTACGGGATGGACCCGGTCTCGGCCCTTGGTATGCTGATCGGCATGGTCGCCGTAATTCCGACCGGCGACACCTTCACCTCGGTGATGATGGGGATACCCGGCTCGAGCGCCAGCCAGGCAACCGTTCTGGACGGCTTTCCCATGGCCAAGCGCGGCGAGGCCGCGAGGGCGCTGTCCGCCGCCTTTACGAGCTCGCTTCTTGGGGGGATCATCGGGGCGCTGGTCCTGTCCTTTGCCATCGTCATGGCGCGCCCGCTGGTCCTGTCCTTTTCCTCGGCCGAGCTGTTCATGCTGACCATATTCGGCCTGTCGATGGTGGCGGTGCTTTCTGGGCGCAGCCTGACCAAGGGTATTGCCGCCGCCGGCATCGGCCTTGTTATCGGCTCGATCGGTACGGCGCCGGCCACCGGCGAGGCGCGGATGACCTTTGGTATCGACTATCTCTATGACGGGGTGCCGCTGGTTGTCGTCGCGATGGGCCTCTTCGCCATTCCCGAGGTCATCGACCTGTTGAAGCGTGGTACTGCGATTTCGGAAACCACGGGTCTTGGCGGTGGCTGGGGCAAGGGCATGCGCGACGTGCTGCGCCATCCCTGGCTGGTCGCCCGCTGCGCCAGCCTTGGCTGCGTCATCGGTGCGCTGCCGGGTCTTGGCGGCGCGGTCGTGGACTGGATCGCCTATAGCCACGTCGTCCAGACCAGCCGCGACAAATCGCAATTCGGCAAGGGCGATGTGCGCGGCGTGATCGCGCCGGAATCGGCCAATAACGCCTGTCAGGGCGGTGCGCTGATCCCGACGCTGCTGTTCGGCGTGCCCGGCTCGGGCTCGATGGCGGTGTTTCTGGGCGGCATGGTGCTCTTGGGCATCCAGCCCGGCGTGACCATGGTCGAGACCCGGCTGGACCTGACCTATACGATCATCTGGTCGCTTGCGCTGGCCAATGTCGTCGGCGCCGGGCTTTGTGTCATGCTGGCGCGGCCCGTGGCCCGTCTGACGCAGGTGCCCTTCGTCTATCTGGCGCCCTTCATGGTGATGATCGCCATGTTTGCAGCCTTCCAGGCCTCGCGCTCGATGGCCGACCTTGTCGCGCTGATCGTCATGGGCGCTGTGGGCATCTACATGCGCCGCTTCGGCTGGCCGCGTCCGGCGCTGCTGATCGGCTTCGTGCTGGCTCCGGGGGCCGAGAACTATCTGTATCAGGCGGTCCAGTTCTATGACTGGGGCTGGATCACCCGGCCGGGTGTCATCATCATCGCGCTGATCACGGTCGTCTCGGTCTTCCTTGGCCTGCGCTTCGGCGCCGAGATCTCCAGCGAGGGTGAAAGCGATAGCGCCGACCAACAGACCCGTGGCCGCCAGGTCGCCTTCGCCGGCCTGTTGCTTCTGGTCGCCGCCTATTGCGTCTTCGAGGCAGCACAACTCAGCTTCCTGGGGATGGTCTTCCCGCTGATCATCGGCATCCTTGCGCTGATCGCCTCGCTGGCGGTGGTCCTGCGGATCAGGTCGGGACGCGCGGCCGAGATCCACGACGACGATGCCAGCCTGACGCTTGCGGGCGAGTCCTCGGGACGCGAGAGGTACCTGGCGATCTTCGCCGGGCTGGTCGCGCTGATCTGGCTGATCGGCTTCATCCCGGCGATGGTCGTGTTCTTCCCTGCGTTCCTGATCATCGCCGGCAAGGCAAGACCGCTGACTGCGGCAATGATGACGGCCGGCGCAGTGGGCTTCATCAGCCTGATCACCTGGGCCATGACCCTGCGCCTGCCCGAGGGGCTGCTTGGCCTCACGCTGTTCTGACCCAGGCTTATCCTGCGGCCGCAACGACGCGCGGCCGCAGGAGCGTCAAAGGCAAGCGGTGCAGTTTGATTGATGACTGGTGTCACCTTCAAGGCGGGTGTCTCTGCCGGGCATGAGGTCTATTTCTCGGTAACCGAGGTTGGGGTCTTAAACTCGCTTCGCATGCGCATGCGAATGTCTGTGAACGCGACGGTTTGCAGAGGCGAAAATTCGGATGAAACATGGGCTTGTTTTCCGGATGCCCCGGTTGGCGTACCTCATTTGAAGCGTTCGCTTTTCGGCTCATGGCCTGCTCCCGTCTTGTCCTCATTCAGAAGTTGGCTCTGTTCAGGGTGTGGTCCCTCATCGAGCGGCTTAGGAATTCCCGCAGGTAGGCCCTTCGAAGTTCGTTTGCGGGCGGCGGTGATTGCAGCCGTCGTGCCATGCCGCGATCAAGCGAAGGGTTTGGGACAGGCCGCAGAACAGGTGATCTTTCAGGCACTCGTTGCGCATAGGGCCGTTGAAGCTCTCGACGAAGCCGCGTTTCGCATCGGTTACCCGGGCTCGATGGAATGCCACTCGACCTTCCGGTCCTGCTAACAGGTCATGATCGCGTCCGGCCTCAGTTCGGTGCCATTATCGCTGGCCACCTTGCAGGGATAGCCCGCAACTCCGGGTTCCGATGCAGTTCTCGCGCCACAGGATCGCCGGAGCACGAGGGGGCGACGACAGCCGCGAGTCACTCCCGGCTGAAGCCGTCGATGATAGAGGACCCGGAACCGGCGGCCCCAGACCAAGCTGCCAGACATCGAGCCATGAGAATGTCACTGGTCCGAGTGACCATGGCGAGGATCTACGTACTAGCGCTGGTCCGATTCCTGCGGGATCGCCATCGGCGCACGGGTGTCGAGCGACCGTTTGCGGCCGCCACGCTTTCGCACTATCAGCCGCTCCTCCCGGTAAATGCGGTAGGCATGTTTCAGTTCATGCCCAAGCCTTCCGCTCAATCAGGAGGCGCAGACTGCGATAGCCGATGCGCTGAAACTGGCCGCCGAGTCCCCGGCGCTGTTCCATGGCCTGGCCTTGGTCCAGTTGACTGCGCTGGCCAGCTTCCTATTACTGATGGCCGTCGGTCTATGGCGCGGTACATCGGAAGGCATTGCACTAGCTTTCTACATCGGCTTCGCCATCGGCCAGTCACCCTCTATTCGCCAACCGTGGTGTCTGGCTTTCTGGGAGGTGTTGCCTTCATGTATGGGACGGTTGAGATCACAAGATCCGAGGTCTGCCGCTTTTCCCCGAACACACTCCTCTGTGACTTGTACCTCAAGGGGCTGGAGGTCTTAGAAGCACCGCAAAGAGGTCAAGGTGAGACATGAGACGGCTAACGGCATTGCGAATGGTTCTGTGGGGGGCGGTCGTTCTGGCAGCTGCCGGATCGGTGTTCCTCTATCAGCGCCAACCGGCCCGGCAGATCGAGACTGTCGAAGCCTTCCAGCCTGAATTCGCGCTTACCGATGCAGATGGCAATATCCGGCAAAGTGAAGAATTTCGCGGGCGCTATCAGCTGGTCTTCTTCGGCTTCACCAATTGCCCTGATGTCTGCCCGACCACGCTTTCAGAGGTGGCGCAGGTCATGGACGATCTTGGACCTGACGCTGCAAAGGTGCAGCCGGTGTTCATCTCGATTGACCCCGAACGTGACCGGCAGATGGGCCTTGATGAATTCACGGCGGCATTCCACCCGTCGATCATTGGACTGGCTGGCGACGACGTCGCGACAAGGGCCGCAGCCGACAGCTTCAAGATCTTCTTCGAGCGCGAGGAAGACCCGGCCGCGCCGGACGGTTACTCGATGTCGCACAGCCCCGCGCTTTACCTGATTGGACCCCACGGGGACTGGCTTCGCCAATACACCTATGGAACCCCGGCCAGTGAAATTCTTGCCGATCTGAAATCGAGGCTCTGATGCGGAATATCTTTCTGGGCAGTCTGGCAATGGTGCTGTTTGCCAGCGCGGCGCAGGCTTGCGAAACCGCTGCGCTTGGCGATCTGGCCATCGGCGACGCGTGGTCGCGCGCCACGATCGGCGCGACCCGACCGGCGGTGTTCTACGTCGCGATTACCAATGCGGGTGCGCAGGACGATGCGCTGACTGGGATCACCACACCGGCGGCCGCGATGGCGATGCTGCACGAAACCGTGGTCAAGGACGGCGTGGCCTCGATGCCCCATGCGATGCGTGTACAGGTTCCGGCCGGGCAGACCACCGAACTGGCACCCGGAGGCTATCACGGCATGCTGATGCAGCTGGCCTCGGCGTTGAACGAGGGTGACAGCTTTCCTGTTACCTTGACCTTCGAGAAGGCCGGCGAGGTGACGGTGAATGTCGACGTTCTGTCGCTGCGCTCTGAGGGGCCGACATGCGACGACGCCAGCTGATCCTGTCCGTTGCAGGCGTCGCTGCGGCCGCCGCCGGCACGCTGGCGCTTGGCGCGTGGCGCAGCAATCGTGACCAGCCTGTCAGTGGGGTGCCCTTTCCCCTGACCGCGATGACCTGGCGTCTGACCGATCATCGCGGGACCGAGGTGACGCCAAGGGACTGGATCGGTCGTCCGGCCATGGTGTTCTTCGGCTTCACCTCCTGTCCCGATGTCTGTCCGACCACGCTGATCGATATTTCGGGCTGGCTCGAGGCCCTGGGTGCGGATGCCGACCGGCTGACCGTCGCCCTGATCACCGTCGATCCAGAGCGGGACAGGCCCGAGGTGCTTGCCGACTACCTGGCCTATTTCGATCCGCGCATCGCTGGATATACCGGCAGCGCCGATGACCTTGCGCTGGTCGCCACCGAATTTCGCGCCCGTTACGAAAAGATCGCGCAGGGCGATGATTACACGATGAACCACACCGCCGGGGTCTTTCTGTTCCACCGTGACGGGCGCTTTGCCAATATCATCGATTTCCACGAGGATCGCCGCTTTGCCGTCCCAAAGATCAGGCGCATCCTGGCCTGATGTGATGAGCAATCCGTGAATTGAATCACGGGGTAGGCGTATTTAGTTTGTCACACGAAACTCGTTCGTAACCCTGATTGAAGATGCGCCGCTGGATGTGTTCATTGCTTGTTGGTCTGTTCGCCCTGGGCGTCATGATGCAGCATGGACAATCGGTGCGCGCCGCGGACATGCCCGTTCACGACATTGCCGCATTGATGGCTGCAGCTGCAAACGATGCCGCTTGGCCAGATGACCCGAGCTACCGCGCATCGGCGGCCGGGATGTCCGACGGCTGCCCAAACACATGTACTGTTGCACCTTTGCCTTGGGACATCGCCCTGCAGGTCTCGCCGATGGACAGCGCGACGACGATGAAGCGGCAGTTCAGGACCGCCAGGCAGGAAGGGCGTCTCGTCAGCCCCGGATACCGCCCACCAAGACCCGTCTGAATGCTGCGCGCTGCACCTGCCGGGGTGCCCGATCACGTTCACCCCATGGGCCCGGACGGAATGTTCACATGACACTCCTACCGACGGGCCGCAGCTTTCTGGCCGCAGCGCGGTTTGCCCCAGCGGCAACGGGCCCATCCGGCGCACCGGCCTTCTCAACCAGGAACCAAATCCAAACAGGAGCACCAAGATGCTGACACGACGGCATTTCATTCAAACGACGACCGCGCTCTTCTCGGCCGCTGCCGCCAGCCCGGTTCTCGCCTCGTCCTGGCCCGATGCCGCGCAGAAGGCCGCATGGGATGCCGAGGTGACGCCCCCGGGCCCCAATCCATGGGGACTTCATCCGCGTTTCCTGCCGCAGCGCATTGTCGCGAATCCGGGCCTGGTGCCGGGGGATATCCATGTCGATGCGGTCGCTCGCTACCTCTATCACATCGAGGAGGGCGGCACGGCGATGCGCTACGGCGTCGCCATCGGTCGGGGGGATCTCTACGAGCCCGGCACCTATGAGATCAAACGCAAGGTGCAGTGGCCGCACTGGACGCCGACCCAGAACATGATCAAGCGCGAACCCGAGATCTATGCACAGTTCGCGGGTGGCATGGAGCCCGGCCCGCAGAATGCGCTCGGTTCGCGGGCGCTGTATCTCTATGTCGGGGACCGCGATACCTACCTGCGGATCCACGGTACGCCGTTTCCGACCTCGATCGGCAGCCGGGCCAGTTCCGGCTGCGTCCGCATGGTGATGTCCCATATCAATGAGCTCTATCCGCTGGTGCAGATCGGATCGACGGCCCATCTCTATTCGCCGGAAGGCAGCGTGACGGCCCTGAGCTGAGCCGTCACGGCTTCGGCGGCCGGCAGTGTCAGGACGGGAGTGCTTTGCAGATCTGGTTGCCGTTCGCCGCGCGCAGCGGCACCAGCGTCGTCTCGACCTGCCCGGCATGGGAATACCAATAGCAATTGTCCGCGGCGACCAGTGTCGCCGTGGTCAGGTCCTGGTTGGGACCGGCGATGGCCACGACTTCCGGCGGGATGGGGTAGGGCGAGGCGTTCTCGACCGCAGTCTCGGCGGTGCGCGCGGTACAACCTGCGGCCAGCAGAAGTGTCATGGTGATCGCTGCGGTTCGTTTCTGCATCAGTTCGTCCTTCAGTTGGTCGGGCAGGTTCTTGTTCGGCGCCCAAGGTTACAGTGTCCTGTCTCGTGTCACGCGGGCCTGGATTGCCCGCTCACGCTCGGGCCAGGTGGATTTGATATAGGCCAGGATGGCCGAGATCTGATCGTCGCCCAAGACCTCGCCGAAGCCCGGCATGTCGCTTTCATAGCCGTTACCCACAACCGCAGCCGAGCCGTCGCGGATGATCTGTTCCAGCAGCGCGTCGGCATGGTGCCATGTGTGTCCGGTTTCATCATGGGGCGGCGCGGGGTAGCGACCGTTTTCAAGCGGGATCTTCCAGTCCGGTTGGCCCTGCAGGTTCGCTCCATGGCAAGAGGCGCAGTTTTCATCGTAGAGCTCCTGACCAAGTGCGATGACGGCCGTGTCCGCGACAACCATTCCGGACGTCCCGTTTACGCGCCACATGGTCAAGACCGCAGCGGCCAGAGCGGCCGCTGCAACAAGGGAAAGTGATCCGCGCGTCATCCGCTACTCGTCCGATGGGAAGGGCCGCCAAACGCCGGCCGAGCCGCCCCAGGCGATGACGTCTGCGGTCGCATCGACCCCGCCACCCATGCCCGGAGAGCCGGCCGGCATCCCCGGCACCGCGATCCCGATTAGGTCGGGACGCTGCTGCAGAAGCTGCCGGATGGCCGCGAAGGGTACGTGGCCTTCGACGACATAGCCGTCGATCCGGGCGGTGTGGCAGGACCACAGCTTCTCTGGGACCTTGGCCGCGCGCTTCATGCCTTCGTAATCGGCGGTCTCGGTGATCTCGACCTCGAACCCGGCCTCGATGGCCAGATCCGCCCATGCGCCGCAGCAGTCGCAGCCCGGGTCCTTGGTGATGCTGAGAAGGTTAGGCCTTTCGCCCGAACCTGTCGCCGCCCTTGCAAGCGTTGAGCTGGTGGCGAGTGCCGCCGCCATGGCAAGCATCGCCCCGCGGCGCGAGAGGCAAGATTTGTTCATACCTGGTCTCCTATCGGGATTTTCGCACCATGGAGCCTGAGACCCGCGAAATGGCGCAACCTTGAGTGGCTCGGCCCGTCGGGCCAAGCGAAGTCAGGCAGAAGCGCATTGAGGAGGGCGCAGTGGAAGGCCGAGCTCGGTTGTTTCTGCGAGCCACTGCGAGGGGAAATGCTCGACCTTCCTTGGCAAGCAGGCATCAAGCGGCATTGCGCCGGCGGGATGAACGGCGACGCACATTGCGCAGGCGCCGTGCCGGGGTTTCTGCGACTCGGGGCAGCATTCATGAGTGGTCTGCACGACCCCCGGCCCCATGGTTGCTGTCGTAAGCTGTTGCCCCGCTGATTCAGTGCCCGACGGAACCAGGGTCATGTTGATTGCCAGAAGAAGGACCAGCAGCCCGGACAGCAGGAAACGCATCAATCCCGCACCTTTTCCAGCAATTCGACGACTTCTCGGAACATCACGCGCTGGCGGTCTTGATCGCCGGACTGGATCGCGGTTTCCATGCAGACTCTCGCGTGATCCTCGATCAACAGGCGCTCGACGGCGCGAAGGGCCGAACGGATGGCAGCGGTCTGGTTCAGGACGTCGAC is a window of Paracoccus zhejiangensis DNA encoding:
- a CDS encoding copper chaperone PCu(A)C is translated as MRNIFLGSLAMVLFASAAQACETAALGDLAIGDAWSRATIGATRPAVFYVAITNAGAQDDALTGITTPAAAMAMLHETVVKDGVASMPHAMRVQVPAGQTTELAPGGYHGMLMQLASALNEGDSFPVTLTFEKAGEVTVNVDVLSLRSEGPTCDDAS
- a CDS encoding SCO family protein — protein: MRRRQLILSVAGVAAAAAGTLALGAWRSNRDQPVSGVPFPLTAMTWRLTDHRGTEVTPRDWIGRPAMVFFGFTSCPDVCPTTLIDISGWLEALGADADRLTVALITVDPERDRPEVLADYLAYFDPRIAGYTGSADDLALVATEFRARYEKIAQGDDYTMNHTAGVFLFHRDGRFANIIDFHEDRRFAVPKIRRILA
- a CDS encoding c-type cytochrome; this encodes MTRGSLSLVAAAALAAAVLTMWRVNGTSGMVVADTAVIALGQELYDENCASCHGANLQGQPDWKIPLENGRYPAPPHDETGHTWHHADALLEQIIRDGSAAVVGNGYESDMPGFGEVLGDDQISAILAYIKSTWPERERAIQARVTRDRTL
- a CDS encoding 4-oxalomesaconate tautomerase: MSRIPCVLMRGGTSRGPFFLASDLPENRDERDAILIAAMGSGHPLQIDGIGGGNPLTSKVAIIGPGEQPGADIDYLFAQVNVEKALVDTAPNCGNMLAAVGPFAIEQGLVPASDPETRLTILNVNTGKRIEATVQTPGGAVSYEGDTAIAGVPGTAAPVRLAFLDAAGSKTGKLLPTGALQDDVQGVSVTHFDMAVAAVLVAATSLGKTGRESPAELDADRDFMTRLEARRLQSGQMMGLGDVSAMVIPKPILLALPTAGATITARYFMPHACHTAVAITGAVCIAAACCTAGTVANELAVLPEPDAQGRRLLIIEHPSGRTPVEIEQDQETGEIRRVSVIRTARRLFDGFVHIRDKVA
- a CDS encoding DUF411 domain-containing protein; translation: MNKSCLSRRGAMLAMAAALATSSTLARAATGSGERPNLLSITKDPGCDCCGAWADLAIEAGFEVEITETADYEGMKRAAKVPEKLWSCHTARIDGYVVEGHVPFAAIRQLLQQRPDLIGIAVPGMPAGSPGMGGGVDATADVIAWGGSAGVWRPFPSDE
- a CDS encoding Bug family tripartite tricarboxylate transporter substrate binding protein, with the translated sequence MKLLNKSGMRSMFLGAAAILAMPISLSAQDFSGETIEWTIPFGVGGGTDVWARFFAPQLSDALPGKPTVVVLNVPGGGSISGANQFAMRASDDGLSILGTSASTQYPALLGDPRVRYDFADWTAVLASPTGGVVYVDPKYGVTGPQDIDKLRGEEIRFASQGATALEMPVLLGFKMLGLNIKPVFGMESRGAGRLAFERGEAGIDFQTSSAFISSVQPLVDGGKAVPLFTLGVVDADGNVARDPSFPDMPTFVEFYEQATGAKPEGEAFEAWKALMLAGFSLQKMVVLPKDAPAEVIAAYGDAAKAIVEAPDFRQRAGDELGDYEQLVGPDADAALKEALTLDPGIQQFLTNWLSEDYNVRM
- a CDS encoding L,D-transpeptidase, which encodes MLTRRHFIQTTTALFSAAAASPVLASSWPDAAQKAAWDAEVTPPGPNPWGLHPRFLPQRIVANPGLVPGDIHVDAVARYLYHIEEGGTAMRYGVAIGRGDLYEPGTYEIKRKVQWPHWTPTQNMIKREPEIYAQFAGGMEPGPQNALGSRALYLYVGDRDTYLRIHGTPFPTSIGSRASSGCVRMVMSHINELYPLVQIGSTAHLYSPEGSVTALS
- a CDS encoding tripartite tricarboxylate transporter permease, which translates into the protein MFDIALSALGQVMSGGHLAFLVLGVCVGLIVGILPGLGGIAGMSILLPFLYGMDPVSALGMLIGMVAVIPTGDTFTSVMMGIPGSSASQATVLDGFPMAKRGEAARALSAAFTSSLLGGIIGALVLSFAIVMARPLVLSFSSAELFMLTIFGLSMVAVLSGRSLTKGIAAAGIGLVIGSIGTAPATGEARMTFGIDYLYDGVPLVVVAMGLFAIPEVIDLLKRGTAISETTGLGGGWGKGMRDVLRHPWLVARCASLGCVIGALPGLGGAVVDWIAYSHVVQTSRDKSQFGKGDVRGVIAPESANNACQGGALIPTLLFGVPGSGSMAVFLGGMVLLGIQPGVTMVETRLDLTYTIIWSLALANVVGAGLCVMLARPVARLTQVPFVYLAPFMVMIAMFAAFQASRSMADLVALIVMGAVGIYMRRFGWPRPALLIGFVLAPGAENYLYQAVQFYDWGWITRPGVIIIALITVVSVFLGLRFGAEISSEGESDSADQQTRGRQVAFAGLLLLVAAYCVFEAAQLSFLGMVFPLIIGILALIASLAVVLRIRSGRAAEIHDDDASLTLAGESSGRERYLAIFAGLVALIWLIGFIPAMVVFFPAFLIIAGKARPLTAAMMTAGAVGFISLITWAMTLRLPEGLLGLTLF
- a CDS encoding metal-sensitive transcriptional regulator, whose translation is MTHDKQNRDAILMRLSRLAGQVQGVSRMVEDGRYCVDVLNQTAAIRSALRAVERLLIEDHARVCMETAIQSGDQDRQRVMFREVVELLEKVRD
- a CDS encoding integrase core domain-containing protein, whose protein sequence is MRNECLKDHLFCGLSQTLRLIAAWHDGCNHRRPQTNFEGPTCGNS
- a CDS encoding SCO family protein; the encoded protein is MVLWGAVVLAAAGSVFLYQRQPARQIETVEAFQPEFALTDADGNIRQSEEFRGRYQLVFFGFTNCPDVCPTTLSEVAQVMDDLGPDAAKVQPVFISIDPERDRQMGLDEFTAAFHPSIIGLAGDDVATRAAADSFKIFFEREEDPAAPDGYSMSHSPALYLIGPHGDWLRQYTYGTPASEILADLKSRL